A genomic window from Arthrobacter sp. FW305-BF8 includes:
- the ilvD gene encoding dihydroxy-acid dehydratase: protein MSEDTQIATNNKPDIKPRSRVVTDGIHAAPARGMFRAVGMGDDDFAKPQIGVASSWNEITPCNLSLNRLAQGAKEGVHAGGGFPMQFGTISVSDGISMGHEGMHFSLVSREVIADSVETVMQAERIDGSVLLAGCDKSLPGMLMAAARLDLASVFLYAGSIMPGWVKLEDGSEKEVTLIDAFEAVGACAAGKMSMEDLTRIEKAICPGEGACGGMYTANTMACIGEALGMSLPGSAAPPSADRRRDEFARKSGEAVVNLLRHGITARDIMTKKAFENAIAVTMAFGGSTNAVLHLLAIAREAEVELTLDDFNRIGDKIPHLGDLKPFGRYVMTDVDKIGGVPVIMKALLDAGLLHGDCLTVTGKTVAENLEAINPPDVDGKILRALDNPIHKTGGITILHGSMAPEGAVVKSAGFDADVFEGTARVFEREQGALDALDNGEIQKGDVVVIRYEGPKGGPGMREMLAITGAIKGAGLGKDVLLLTDGRFSGGTTGLCIGHVAPEAVDGGPIAFVKDGDRIRVDIAARSFDLLVDSAELESRKEGWAPLPARYTKGVLAKYAKLVHSASTGAYCG from the coding sequence CTGGAATGAAATCACTCCCTGCAACCTGTCCCTGAACCGGCTGGCCCAGGGCGCCAAGGAAGGCGTCCACGCCGGCGGCGGGTTCCCGATGCAGTTCGGCACCATCTCCGTGTCCGACGGCATCTCCATGGGCCACGAGGGCATGCACTTCTCCCTGGTTTCCCGCGAAGTCATCGCCGACTCGGTGGAGACCGTCATGCAGGCAGAGCGCATCGACGGCTCCGTGCTGCTGGCGGGCTGCGACAAGTCGCTCCCGGGCATGCTCATGGCCGCTGCGCGCCTGGACCTCGCCAGCGTATTCCTCTACGCCGGCTCCATCATGCCGGGCTGGGTCAAGCTGGAGGACGGCTCCGAAAAGGAAGTCACCCTGATCGACGCCTTCGAAGCCGTCGGTGCGTGCGCCGCGGGCAAGATGAGCATGGAAGACCTCACCCGCATCGAGAAGGCCATCTGCCCCGGCGAAGGCGCCTGTGGCGGCATGTACACCGCGAACACCATGGCCTGCATCGGTGAGGCCCTGGGCATGTCCCTGCCCGGCTCGGCAGCCCCGCCCTCGGCAGACCGCCGTCGTGACGAATTCGCCCGCAAGTCCGGCGAAGCCGTGGTCAACCTGCTCCGCCACGGCATCACGGCCCGCGACATCATGACCAAGAAGGCCTTCGAAAACGCCATCGCCGTCACCATGGCCTTCGGCGGATCCACCAACGCCGTCCTGCACCTGCTGGCAATCGCCCGCGAGGCAGAGGTCGAACTGACCCTGGACGACTTCAACCGCATCGGCGACAAGATCCCGCACCTGGGTGACCTGAAGCCCTTCGGCCGCTACGTCATGACCGACGTCGACAAGATCGGCGGCGTGCCGGTCATCATGAAGGCCCTGCTCGACGCCGGCCTGCTGCACGGCGACTGCCTCACCGTCACCGGCAAGACCGTAGCGGAGAACCTTGAGGCCATCAACCCGCCGGACGTGGACGGCAAGATTCTCCGCGCGCTGGACAACCCCATCCACAAGACCGGCGGCATCACCATCCTGCACGGCTCCATGGCTCCGGAAGGCGCCGTCGTGAAGAGCGCCGGCTTCGACGCCGACGTCTTCGAGGGCACTGCCCGCGTCTTTGAACGCGAGCAGGGCGCGCTGGATGCACTGGACAACGGCGAGATCCAGAAGGGCGACGTCGTGGTGATCCGCTACGAAGGCCCCAAGGGCGGTCCGGGCATGCGCGAGATGCTCGCCATCACCGGCGCCATCAAGGGTGCAGGCCTGGGCAAGGATGTCCTGCTGCTCACCGACGGCCGCTTCTCCGGGGGCACCACCGGCCTCTGCATCGGCCACGTCGCCCCCGAAGCGGTCGACGGCGGCCCCATCGCCTTCGTCAAGGACGGCGACCGGATCCGCGTGGACATCGCCGCCCGCAGCTTCGACCTGCTCGTAGACAGCGCAGAACTCGAATCCCGCAAGGAAGGCTGGGCGCCGCTGCCGGCCAGGTACACCAAGGGCGTCCTGGCCAAGTACGCCAAGCTGGTGCACAGCGCCTCCACCGGCGCCTACTGCGGGTAG